One genomic region from Streptomyces sp. NBC_00457 encodes:
- a CDS encoding GNAT family N-acetyltransferase: MEHPLTTATVELRHYGHDDLPQIRQTLLDVHADAYADEMEDEFNQRFPWFVDHWGGNPGFSCVIGYDDGEPVGFAYGAPATPGREWWREHVAPAPADDSTFSVSELMVRPKWRKTGTAERLHMALLENRPEALAVLLVDPDHPKVQTLYESWNYRKVGNRQPFPDSPNFAVMLRELRPA, encoded by the coding sequence ATGGAGCACCCCTTGACCACGGCAACCGTCGAACTCCGCCACTACGGGCACGACGATCTACCGCAGATCCGGCAGACTCTGCTTGATGTGCACGCGGACGCGTACGCGGATGAGATGGAAGACGAGTTCAACCAGCGGTTCCCCTGGTTCGTCGACCATTGGGGCGGAAACCCCGGGTTCTCCTGCGTCATCGGCTACGACGACGGCGAACCGGTCGGCTTCGCCTACGGCGCCCCGGCCACCCCTGGCCGGGAGTGGTGGCGCGAGCACGTGGCCCCGGCGCCGGCGGATGACTCGACGTTCTCCGTGTCTGAGCTCATGGTGCGCCCGAAGTGGCGAAAGACCGGCACGGCCGAGCGGCTGCACATGGCCCTGCTGGAAAACCGGCCGGAGGCCCTCGCCGTCCTCCTGGTCGACCCCGACCACCCCAAGGTGCAGACCCTCTACGAGTCGTGGAACTACCGGAAGGTCGGCAACCGCCAGCCCTTCCCGGACTCTCCGAACTTCGCCGTCATGCTCCGAGAGCTCCGCCCTGCCTGA
- a CDS encoding DnaB-like helicase C-terminal domain-containing protein has protein sequence MSQAPQAENAVNATEARKDLYALVKRAEEHGVTTLIHKRQDRALLAPLDRLPAARQAEAFPSHVLSAAQKDFGDLITRAAQGQPQVLRRNTTPVAILLPVDTASGALSSDTAAHTGAAPAGGAVNSQGNPDRDRTPRRLATLGDAIGSVLTSSPSGPTFGLPGLDAATGGLQPGRLMLVAAAPNVGGSLLGLAAARQTALVDHRKVLYAASGPNRADIFRRVLAAETGGDYPRLKQGHLTEHEQQVAQQLRQKASVLLIDDGSDLTAEAIAETAPHVEDLALVVVDRFQAAHNARLPLSGNRLPDASQVLAGLARSLHVPVLAIVDSDDPTLLSLLDADILVTLAPAEDPSTVQVTVAERDFGAIGSAYLRPDLLHARFLDAGIAPASGTGGEGPARSLASAVEQELAEAALPYTSGAQQGLPASVTHVLAALRTALTDGDQEALTELGPSLAQVAAPPLQLPDTAEGRRLAAALRAYATAGKPAAAAPQSGASTGHVPDDANVEDTEEDDEDGLAPGDEEDEPEDAVFPALRILKDAVDRSKMHPIKVIRLEERDNGPWPLISEDMDGEPRWVHPDVTSTRVAHTRENGKRVRRDRLDVPDSFGGGVMCLIDRNGSYPSACSAVPLAPNKLLHTGALEAFDKTHAGIYLIDIPQWTRTDMPHPLGRIIERPDDQGRVWVTTPHIKQLEKLVRDGHLGAAPTIHDSWTGKANESLFKPFYEATRKARTELVQVGGDPYKAYKTRLSIALRLLWPKREEQRSPFWRPDWRMSMVAEASVRHWAVAFRAVQDGHTLIALRNVDAAVFWTPDGTPPATYTIGTGFGEVKAKYIQPGEIIPEGDD, from the coding sequence GTGAGTCAGGCGCCGCAGGCCGAGAACGCGGTGAACGCGACCGAGGCCCGTAAGGATCTCTACGCCCTGGTCAAGCGTGCCGAGGAACACGGGGTCACGACGCTGATCCATAAGCGGCAGGACCGCGCTCTGCTCGCGCCGTTGGACCGGCTTCCGGCAGCCCGGCAGGCCGAGGCGTTCCCGTCCCACGTGTTGAGCGCGGCGCAGAAGGACTTCGGGGACCTCATCACGCGGGCGGCTCAGGGGCAGCCGCAGGTGCTCCGGCGGAACACCACGCCGGTCGCGATACTGCTCCCCGTCGACACCGCCTCAGGTGCCCTCTCGTCCGACACGGCCGCGCACACCGGCGCGGCGCCCGCAGGAGGTGCGGTGAACAGCCAAGGCAACCCGGACCGCGACAGGACGCCCCGCAGGCTCGCCACGCTCGGCGACGCCATCGGCTCCGTACTCACCTCCAGCCCGAGCGGCCCCACGTTCGGGCTGCCCGGGCTGGACGCCGCGACGGGCGGTCTGCAGCCGGGCCGGCTGATGCTCGTCGCGGCCGCCCCGAACGTGGGCGGAAGCCTGCTGGGGCTGGCTGCCGCACGCCAGACCGCGCTGGTCGACCACCGCAAGGTCCTGTACGCGGCGTCGGGTCCGAACCGGGCCGACATCTTCCGCCGGGTCCTCGCCGCGGAGACCGGCGGCGACTACCCGCGCCTGAAGCAGGGTCACCTCACCGAGCACGAGCAGCAGGTTGCCCAGCAGCTGCGCCAGAAGGCCTCTGTGCTGCTGATCGACGACGGCAGCGACCTGACCGCTGAGGCCATCGCGGAGACCGCCCCACACGTCGAGGATCTGGCGCTCGTGGTCGTGGACCGGTTCCAGGCCGCCCACAACGCCCGCCTGCCGCTGTCCGGGAACCGCCTTCCTGACGCCTCCCAGGTCCTGGCCGGTCTCGCGCGCTCCCTGCACGTCCCCGTACTCGCCATTGTGGACAGCGACGATCCCACGCTCCTGAGCCTGTTGGACGCCGACATCCTGGTAACGCTCGCGCCGGCCGAGGACCCCTCCACGGTCCAGGTGACGGTCGCGGAACGCGACTTCGGGGCGATCGGCTCGGCGTACCTGCGCCCCGACCTGCTGCACGCCCGCTTCCTCGACGCCGGCATCGCCCCCGCCAGCGGTACGGGCGGCGAAGGCCCTGCGCGGAGCCTGGCCAGTGCGGTGGAGCAGGAGCTGGCCGAGGCGGCGCTTCCCTACACGTCCGGTGCCCAGCAGGGGCTGCCAGCCTCCGTCACCCATGTACTGGCCGCGCTGCGCACCGCACTGACCGATGGCGACCAGGAAGCCCTTACGGAACTCGGGCCGTCCCTGGCCCAAGTGGCTGCGCCGCCGCTGCAACTACCGGACACCGCCGAGGGACGCCGCCTCGCTGCCGCGCTGCGCGCCTACGCCACCGCCGGGAAGCCCGCCGCTGCCGCTCCCCAGTCCGGCGCGAGCACCGGGCACGTCCCGGACGACGCCAACGTAGAAGACACCGAGGAAGACGACGAGGACGGCCTGGCACCGGGGGACGAGGAAGACGAGCCCGAGGACGCGGTCTTCCCCGCCCTCAGGATCCTCAAGGACGCGGTGGACCGCTCGAAGATGCACCCGATCAAAGTCATCCGCCTTGAGGAGCGGGACAACGGTCCGTGGCCGCTGATCAGCGAGGACATGGACGGCGAGCCCCGCTGGGTCCACCCCGACGTCACCAGCACGCGCGTCGCCCACACCAGGGAAAACGGAAAGCGCGTCCGGCGCGACAGGCTCGACGTGCCCGACTCCTTCGGCGGCGGCGTGATGTGCCTGATCGACCGCAACGGCAGCTACCCGTCGGCCTGTTCGGCCGTCCCTCTCGCCCCGAACAAGCTCCTGCACACCGGCGCCCTCGAGGCGTTCGACAAGACCCACGCCGGCATCTACCTCATCGACATCCCGCAGTGGACCCGCACCGACATGCCGCACCCCCTGGGCCGGATCATCGAGCGGCCTGACGATCAGGGCCGCGTGTGGGTCACCACCCCCCACATCAAGCAGCTCGAGAAACTCGTCCGCGACGGCCACCTCGGCGCCGCGCCGACCATCCACGACTCATGGACCGGGAAGGCCAACGAGTCCCTCTTCAAGCCCTTCTACGAGGCCACCCGCAAGGCACGGACCGAGCTCGTCCAGGTCGGCGGTGACCCCTACAAGGCGTACAAGACCCGGCTGTCCATCGCCCTGCGGCTGCTGTGGCCCAAGCGGGAGGAACAACGCTCCCCGTTCTGGCGGCCCGACTGGCGCATGAGCATGGTCGCCGAGGCGTCCGTGCGTCACTGGGCGGTAGCCTTCCGGGCCGTCCAGGACGGGCACACGCTCATCGCCCTGCGCAACGTCGACGCGGCCGTCTTCTGGACGCCTGACGGCACGCCGCCCGCCACGTACACGATCGGGACCGGCTTCGGCGAAGTGAAGGCCAAGTACATCCAGCCCGGCGAGATCATCCCCGAAGGTGACGACTGA
- a CDS encoding AAA family ATPase yields MVLWRRLTDASPEPRLILLCGLPGSGKTTLAKRLAREIPAVRLCPDEWLADLGVDLFDERTRDRLEGRFWEHAQDLLRLGQTVILEFGFWGRSERDDKRLAARALGVPVELHYLAVSIDELCRCLEVRSREGEPGTVPVSRELLEEYVKLFQAPDDDELGLFDDLPPRRRG; encoded by the coding sequence GTGGTGCTGTGGAGGCGCCTGACGGATGCGAGTCCCGAGCCCAGGCTGATCTTGCTGTGCGGGCTTCCTGGCTCCGGGAAGACAACGCTGGCCAAACGCCTGGCGAGAGAGATTCCAGCGGTGCGCCTGTGTCCGGACGAATGGCTGGCGGATCTCGGTGTCGATCTGTTCGATGAACGAACGCGCGACCGGCTTGAGGGGCGGTTTTGGGAGCATGCCCAGGACCTGCTGAGGCTCGGACAGACGGTGATTTTGGAGTTCGGTTTCTGGGGGCGTTCTGAGCGGGATGACAAGCGTTTGGCGGCGCGCGCACTCGGGGTTCCCGTTGAACTCCACTACCTTGCCGTGTCGATCGATGAGCTGTGCCGCTGCCTCGAAGTCCGCAGCCGGGAGGGTGAGCCAGGGACCGTCCCGGTCAGCCGCGAGCTGCTCGAGGAGTATGTGAAGCTCTTTCAGGCGCCCGACGATGACGAGTTGGGTCTTTTCGACGACCTGCCTCCGAGACGACGTGGATGA